Proteins found in one Primulina huaijiensis isolate GDHJ02 unplaced genomic scaffold, ASM1229523v2 scaffold28027, whole genome shotgun sequence genomic segment:
- the LOC140967778 gene encoding cytochrome P450 94A2-like, whose translation MKTHSENRTISIDSHQLILLSLKFSVIKMEFLLFSVSLALSILLPLLFLALAIFKNSQPTSSKFPRSYPIFGSFLTLLKNKERYVQWTSDLALATPNLTYTMQSAFERKLVVTANAANVKHILKSNFQNYNKGPFFRETLRDLLGDGIINADGETWMFQRQVSSHEFNTNSLRKFVENVVNSELSDRLIPILKKTASERTVLDFQDILQRFAFDNICKIAFGYDPKYLLPSLPEAELALAFENAVRHSRERFNSFAPLHWKIKRALNIGSEKQLKIAVKQVRDFAKELIRGKKHELQTEKPLESVDLLSRVMSSGHSDEDFVVDIVINFILAGRDTTSAALTWFFWLLSSHPEVENQILKEIEENADEPSYDEVKDMIYTHAALCESMRLYPPVPSDTKSAVSDDVLPDGTVVKKGMRVAYHPYAMGRVEKVWGADQAEFRPMRWLERKGDNGKWSFVGRDSYTYPVFQAGPRICLGKDMAFLQMKTVVAGVLRQFKVVPVVEEGKQPVYISELLAKMKGGFPVRIEERAELGSKY comes from the coding sequence ATGAAAACTCATTCTGAAAACCGAACAATTTCAATTGATTCACACCAATTAATCCTGCTAAGTCTTAAGTTTTCGGTAATAAAAATGGAATTCCTCCTTTTCTCAGTTTCACTCGCCTTATCCATACTTCTTCCTTTACTTTTCTTGGCATTAGCCATATTCAAGAACTCGCAGCCGACTTCCTCTAAATTTCCAAGATCATATCCCATATTTGGTTCATTTCTCACATTATTGAAAAACAAAGAAAGGTATGTGCAATGGACATCAGATTTAGCTTTAGCCACTCCGAATCTTACGTATACGATGCAAAGTGCTTTCGAAAGGAAACTAGTTGTAACGGCCAATGCCGCTAATGTAAAACACATTCTCAAGTCCAATTTCCAGAACTACAACAAAGGTCCCTTTTTCAGAGAGACTTTAAGGGACTTACTTGGAGATGGAATTATTAACGCTGATGGTGAGACCTGGATGTTCCAGCGACAGGTTTCCAGCCACGAATTCAACACCAACTCCCTTCGTAAGTTTGTGGAAAATGTCGTGAACTCCGAACTTTCGGATCGCTTAATACCCATCCTCAAGAAAACTGCTTCCGAGAGAACTGTTCTTGATTTTCAAGATATTCTTCAAAGGTTTGCTTTTGACAACATTTGCAAGATTGCTTTCGGGTATGATCCCAAATACTTGCTTCCTTCTCTTCCCGAAGCTGAACTCGCACTAGCATTCGAGAATGCAGTCAGACACTCAAGAGAAAGGTTCAATTCCTTCGCGCCCCTTCACTGGAAAATCAAGAGGGCTCTTAATATAGGGTCCGAAAAACAACTCAAGATTGCTGTCAAACAGGTTCGCGACTTTGCGAAAGAACTAATCAGAGGGAAGAAGCATGAACTGCAGACAGAAAAGCCGCTTGAATCCGTTGATCTTCTGTCAAGAGTCATGAGCTCTGGCCACTCGGATGAAGATTTTGTCGTAGATATAGTCATAAATTTCATACTGGCCGGGAGGGACACAACTTCTGCTGCATTGACATGGTTTTTCTGGTTGCTTTCGAGCCATCCCGAAGTGGAAAACCAGATATTGAAAGAGATTGAAGAGAACGCAGATGAACCATCGTATGATGAAGTAAAGGACATGATTTACACCCACGCTGCACTTTGTGAAAGCATGAGGCTTTATCCACCGGTTCCTTCTGACACGAAGTCAGCCGTGAGTGATGATGTTTTGCCTGATGGGACAGTGGTGAAGAAGGGGATGAGGGTGGCCTATCATCCCTACGCAATGGGGCGAGTGGAGAAGGTGTGGGGTGCGGATCAGGCGGAGTTTCGCCCTATGAGGTGGCTGGAGAGGAAGGGGGATAACGGAAAATGGAGTTTTGTGGGCCGGGATTCGTACACTTATCCAGTATTTCAGGCTGGACCAAGAATTTGTCTTGGAAAGGACATGGCTTTCTTGCAGATGAAGACCGTGGTGGCCGGCGTTTTGCGGCAGTTTAAGGTGGTGCCAGTGGTGGAGGAAGGGAAGCAGCCAGTGTACATATCAGAATTGTTGGCCAAGATGAAGGGTGGCTTTCCGGTGAGAATTGAAGAGAGGGCTGAGTTGGGGTCCAAGTACTGA